In Syntrophorhabdaceae bacterium, the following are encoded in one genomic region:
- a CDS encoding Nramp family divalent metal transporter: MILLSLVGPAIITSNIDNDAGGIAIYSIAGARYGYNLLWTLIPTVFLLAVLHEISARTGIVTGKGLADLIRERYGIRIAFWVMVSLFITNLGNTAAEFSGWAASMELFGVSKYISVPIGAFFVWFLVTKWNYSIFEKIFLGICFIYFTYIISAFLAKPDWGEVMQKTVTPQIQWNKDYLIIVVSIIGTSITPWQQFYLQSGVVEKGLGEKDLWASRVDVIFGAIMMGIVAFFIIVACGATLYPAGIGIDSAKDAALSLKPLAGRNAYILFAIGLANASLFSGCILPLATTYYICEAMGWEMGIGKGFREAPQFKLIFTTILVLGASVVLIPRLPLIKVMWFSQIINSLLLPAIIIFMIKLVNDGELMGNYRNSLWMNIVAYAGATILTILNVVLLYNTFMDVVR, encoded by the coding sequence ATGATACTGCTTTCTCTTGTGGGGCCGGCCATTATCACGTCCAATATCGATAATGATGCCGGTGGGATAGCGATCTATTCCATCGCGGGGGCGCGATACGGGTATAATCTGTTGTGGACGCTCATCCCAACGGTCTTTCTCCTCGCGGTCCTCCACGAGATCTCGGCGAGAACGGGGATTGTGACAGGGAAGGGGCTTGCGGACCTTATACGGGAACGGTACGGCATCAGGATAGCGTTCTGGGTCATGGTATCCCTTTTTATTACCAACCTCGGGAATACGGCGGCAGAATTCTCGGGCTGGGCAGCGAGCATGGAGCTCTTCGGCGTGAGCAAGTATATTTCGGTCCCGATAGGGGCGTTCTTTGTATGGTTCCTCGTCACAAAGTGGAACTACAGCATCTTTGAGAAGATCTTCCTGGGGATCTGCTTCATATATTTTACCTATATCATTTCCGCATTCCTTGCCAAGCCCGACTGGGGCGAGGTAATGCAAAAGACGGTTACGCCGCAGATACAATGGAACAAGGATTACCTCATCATAGTGGTCAGCATTATCGGCACGTCGATAACGCCATGGCAGCAATTCTATCTCCAGTCAGGAGTCGTGGAGAAGGGCCTGGGAGAAAAAGACCTCTGGGCATCCAGGGTAGATGTAATATTCGGGGCTATTATGATGGGTATTGTGGCATTTTTCATCATTGTAGCCTGCGGCGCGACGCTCTATCCTGCCGGTATCGGGATAGACTCTGCAAAGGATGCTGCCCTGTCGCTGAAACCTCTCGCCGGAAGAAACGCGTACATCCTCTTTGCCATAGGACTGGCCAACGCGTCGCTCTTTTCGGGATGTATCCTGCCGCTTGCCACCACATATTACATCTGTGAGGCAATGGGCTGGGAGATGGGGATTGGAAAGGGCTTCAGGGAGGCGCCGCAGTTCAAACTGATCTTTACAACGATACTTGTCCTCGGCGCTTCTGTTGTATTAATTCCAAGGCTGCCCCTCATAAAGGTCATGTGGTTCAGTCAGATCATCAACAGCCTCCTGCTCCCCGCGATCATCATATTTATGATAAAGCTCGTCAATGACGGGGAACTGATGGGAAATTACAGGAACTCCCTCTGGATGAATATTGTGGCATATGCCGGGGCAACAATCCTCACCATTCTCAATGTTGTTCTCCTCTACAACACCTTCATGGACGTTGTCAGATAG